From Balneola sp. MJW-20:
GCCTCGTCGATCATCCAGGATGGGTCTTGAGACAGTACCTGTCCGTAACTGGACACACTCGACCAGTTCTTGGCATATATGAAGTCTGCATTTTCAAATGCTTTCTTCTGGTCATACTCGATCTTTGCATTTCCGTTTACTTTTCCGGTCAGCTCATAGCCTTTGGGATGCGTTATTACCAGGTCGTAGCCGGCCCTCTGGGTCCATCGGGAAAAAGAATTTGCTACAGCCTGCGGTAATGCTTTGGGATGCGGGGCCCAGGTAAGAACCACTCTGGGTTTAGCGGTCTTCTTATGCTTTTCGATGGTGATCAGATCTGCCAGTGCCTGCAAAGGATGGGCGGTTGACGATTCGAGGTTGATCACCGGTACCGGACAGTATTTATGTAATGCAGTGAGGATTTCTTCACTGTAATCCTTCTCAAAATCTTCCAGCTCAGCAAAAGCGCGGATACCAACATAATCATAGTAACTGCCTATCACGGCTGCAGCTTCTCTGATGTGCTCTGCTTTATCAGCATTCATGACCACACCGTCTGCGAATTCAAGCTTCCATCCCTGCCCGCCGATATCCAGAAATACGGCATCCATACCCAGGTTTGCCGCTGCTCTCTCAGAGCTTAGTCGTGTTCGCAGGCTTGGATTCAGAAAGATCAGACAAACCGATCTGTTCTTACCTAAATACCTGAATTTCAAAGGATCTTTTTTCAGATCAGCTGCAGTCTTAAGCAGTTGATCCAGATCCGACACATCCTCTATACTTAAAAATGATTTCATGATAATTCTTCTTTAAATGCTTTCAGGATCATTGCGATTTCATCTGGACCGATCGTAAGCGGAGGAAGCAAACGGATCACATTTTTATCGGAAGAGGAGCCGGTGAAAATATGGTGATCATAAAGCAGCTTCTTCCTGAGCTCAGCAACCGGTTTACTCATTTCGATACCGATCATGAGCCCCCTACCTCTCACCTCTATTACTCCCGGCAAATCTTTCAGTTGTTCTTTAAGCTCCTCCCCTAGTTCTGAAGCACGGCCAATGAGGTCGTCTTTTTCCAGTATTTCAAGCACCGCGAGTGAGGCTGCACAAGCCAGGTGATTCCCTCCGAATGTTGTTCCAAGCAAACCATATTCGGCTTTTATTTCAGGACTCACCAGCACTCCACCGACCGGAAATCCATTTCCCATCCCTTTAGCTATACTGATCAGATCCGGTTTAACTCCGGAGTGTTGATGGGCAAAGAATTTTCCGCTTCTCCCGAATCCCGACTGCACTTCATCGATGATCAGCATAGTGCCGGTACGGGTGCAAATATCCCTGACTTCCTTCAGAAACTGGTCGGAAGGCATCTTAATACCGCCCACTCCCTGAATGCTTTCTATGATAACGGCACAAACTTCTTCAGTTAAAAGCTCCTTTTTTACCATTTCAATATCATTCAGCCTGCACCGAATGATCTCTGCACCTTCGTTTACGGGAAATTTTATTCTGGGATTATCCGTAGCCAGAACCGCAAGGGAGGTTCTCCCATGAAAAGCTCCCTCAAAAGCGATCAGCTTACTGCGGCCATTGGCATAAGATGCCAATTTGAGCGCATTCTCATTGGCTTCTGCACCGGAATTACACAGGAAGAGATTCCATTCTTCATAACCGGACATCATCCCCAGCTTATCAGCCAGCTCCCGCTGCAGGCTGATCCCGACCGAATTTGAATAGAAACCAATCTTGTGCAGCTGCTCTTCTATACGCTTCACATAGTGGGGGTGTCCGTGCCCCACGGAGATCACTGCATGACCCCCATAAAAATCCAGGTATTTGTTTCCCTTCGCATCGATCACATAGTTACCTTCTCCTTTTACGGGTTCCACATCAAAGAGCGGATATACATCGAATAGCTTCATTAAAATGCTCCGCTTTTAAGGTTAAGTCCCGCATGCTCACTGAATCCAAACATGAGATTCATATTCTGCACGGCTTGTCCGGATGCACCCTTCAGAAGATTATCGATCACGCCGGTTATCAATACCTGATCTCCCTCTTTATGTACTTGAATAAAGGCTTTGTTGGTATTTACCACCTGCTTTATATCAGGAGCATTTGCTGTCACCTGAACAAAAGGATGAGCCTGATAATAATCTTTATAGAGCTGCTGCAGTACTTCTTCATTCATACTGCACTTTGTATAAGCGTTAGCAAGAATTCCCCGGGTAAAAGCTCCCCTCAACGGAATAAAAAGCAGTTCATTCTGTAAAGTCGGTTGCAGCTGCTTCAGACTCTGCATGATCTCGGTTACATGCTGATGCTTCAGCGGTTTATATACTGAGGCATTATTAGACCGCCAGCTGAAGTGGGTCGTTGCCGAAAAAGACTGTCCTGCTCCGGTACTTCCGGTGATGGCTGTAACATGGATATCATCCTTCAGCAATCCCTCATCTGCAAGAGGCAGGAGGCAAAGCTGAATACAGGTTGCGAAACATCCCGGGTTGGCAATATGGTCGGCATGAGAGATCTGATCTTTATTCAATTCCGGCAGTCCGTAAACAAAATCATGGTCCTCACTTTTGATCCTGAAGTCGGCACTGAGATCGATGATCTTATTATTTCCCTTCCTCATAAGATCGGGATACAGGCCTGCAGACCGACCGTGACCGGAACATAGAAAAACGACATCCATTTGCTCGGGTAACTGATCCGTGAAATCTATATCTAATTGTCCTTCCAGGTCGGAATGTGCTTCAGATATCTTTTTCCCGGCATGACTCTTACTCTGAACATGCGAAAGTTCTGCCTCCGGGTGTCCGATCAGCAACCTGATCAGCTCCCCGGCGGTATAACCTGCGCCCCCTACGATCCCTGCTTTAATCATTTTCCTGGGTCATCTTTTGTATCAGGTTAGCGTTTGCCAGGATCTTCGTGAATCCTTTTACATCTTCACCGCTCCAGGCATTGTTCATTTCACCATACTGTCCAAACTTCGCTTGCATGAGGTCATTATCCGATTCCACACCGATCACTTCGAATACTTTGGGTTCTAGCTCAACGTGAACGGTTCCGGATACGGCTTTCTGAGAATCTTCCAAAAAGCTCTCAATATTTCTCATAACCGGATCAAGATACTGGCCTTCGTGCAGCAGCATACCATACCATTCTGACAGCTGGTCCTTCCAGTACATCTGCCATTTACTCAGCACATGCTTCTCGAGGGTCTGGTGCGCTTTAATCATGATCAAGGGAGCAGCAGCTTCAAAACCCACTCTTCCTTTTATCCCTATGATCGTGTCGCCCACATGCATCCCTCTTCCTACTCCGTATGGGGCAGCCAGCGACTGCAGTTCTTTGATCGCATCGACTGGATCATATTCCTGGCCATTCACTCCGACCAATTCCCCATACTCAAACTTCAGACTCACCGATTCTTTCCCGGTTGCTGTCACCTGTGAAGGCCATGCTTCTTCCGGGAGCCCCTTATCAGAACTCAAGGTTTCAGCTCCACCCACACTGGTTCCCCACAGTCCCTTATTGATGGAATATTTGGCCTTAGCCCATTCCTGGTCTACTCCATGTTCTTTCAGATAATCCACTTCCTCCTGTCGGCTGAGTTTCATATCCCTGATCGGTGTGATTATTTCAGCATCCGGGATCATGATCCTGAATACCAGGTCGAATCTCACCTGATCATTACCGGCACCGGTACTACCATGCGCCACAGCACCCGCTCCGATCTTTTTTGCATATCCGGCAATGGCCATTGCCTGGAATACTCTTTCGGAGCTCACTGATAACGGATAAGTATGATTCTTAAGAATATTTCCGAAAAGCATATATCGGATGGCCTTATCATAAAAATCCTGCTCTGCAGATATCGTTAAATGATTCACCGATCCCAGGGCTTTTGCCTTCTTCTCTAGCTCTATTTCGTCCCTGCTGCTGAAGCCTCCGGTATTCACGCTAACGGTATGAACTTCATAGCCCATTTCTTTACTCAGATAAATAGCGCAATAGGTGGTATCGAGTCCTCCGCTGAATGCCAATACTACTTTCTTTTTACTCATAATGCTGTTGCTTTTAAAAGGTCGATGAATGACTGCTTCTTCAGTCTGACCCATCGGTAAAATTTAGCGATACTTTGTTCGCGTTCTTCTTTAGGTTTGAAATTTGGTTTTGCAGGATCATATAACATGCCGGTGCACAGACAATTACGACGGTTGTTACGGGTTAGAATATCATAGTTAGGACAGCTCTGACAGCCATTCCAGAAGGTCTCATCCTGCGTAAGCTCCGAGAAGGTTACCGGCCGGTAACCCAAATCCGAGTTGATCTTCATGACGGGCAAAGAGGTCGTAATCCCGAATAGCTTAGAGTCCGGGTACTTCTGCCTGGATAATTCGAAAGCCTTTGCTTTGATCTGTTTTGCCAGTCCCATTCCACGATAATCAGGATGTACGATCAGACCGGAATTAGCCACATATTTCTTCTCTTCCCAGATCTCCACATAGCAGAAACCGGCAAGTTCCTCACCATCCAGTGCGATTACGGCATTTCCATTCCTGATCTTTTTCTGGATATACTCAGGCTGCCGCTTCGCTATACCGGTACCCCGCTGTCGTGCTGCTGATTCGATCAGTTCACAAATTGCTTCCGCATATTTTGCGTGCCCGGGTTGGGCGTATTGTACAATAAGATTCATGATTTTTTTGATGTAGCGCCTGAATAGGCAGTATTAATAGGATTGATCAGGTAAGAAAAGACGGGTGCCGGTTATGCCCGGCTGACATATTTAGCCCATCCGCTGCCGGCGCCGCCGGAGGGTTGCTAAAGTGATCCTATCGTTAAAAAAGAATTGCATGGCTAAAGTATGAGGAAGTTTTCAAACTTAAACAAGCACCTTCTGTATTTAATGCTGACCGGCATAAAATGCTGCCTTTTCTGAATTTAAAAGGATAGGCTGCAAATTCATCCCTCGTTATCACAGAGGATTAATGTGCATAAAAAAACCGCTCCCCTGAAAATTTTTCATCCGAAGAGCGGCTTGTGACTATTTGGAAATTCTACTGGGATTGCGGAGGTGTGATCCCGTTCAGTCTCAGATAAGTCACCATCTGTCCACGGTGATTTGCATTATGATCGAGGAAGAACATAATACCTGCAGTCAGCGGTCCACTTTCTTCAGCACCCATGATATAGGCAGTGATCTTATCAAATTGCTCGGAGTAATATTTCGCTACTTCCTCCTTGGTCATACTGTTTTCATCCGTTTCACCCGGCTGAAATTGCTGTCCCTGGAAATTAGCCATAAAGAAATCGATCGCCTGAGCCAGGTGAAATGCCTGTGCTCCGAAAGTGCGGACATCATCTACCGGTTTATAGGAAAACTTATCAGCCGGCATGGCATTGATCACTCCTAAGGTCTGACTTTTTGTATTCTCCAAAGTCTGAGTCAGATATTCATAACCCTTGGCTTCCTGTTCATCATTCTGCGTCACAAATGCAGTACCAAAGAGTCCTAATAGAAGAACCCCCATCATTAAAAAAGATCCAGATCTGTTCATCATAGTATATTTTTGTGAATGTGAAAGGTCAATATACTGTTGATATGGACATTTGTTACTCATTTTCTGTATTTCGATAAAATAATCTATACGCAACAGTCTGACTATCCTGTTATACTTCCTCTGTTATCCATGTTAAAGATCATCAAGCGACATATTATCCCGGTACTTTTACTGGTCCCTCTGTCTCTGAATGCACAGGTTCAGGAACAAGATGAGATCGAAGGAAAGAGCGCCTATATTCAGGGACTGGAAGCCTTTGAATTCGGTGAACTCCAGCTTGCTGAAAGTCTTTTAATGGAAGCTTATAAACATCTTGGAGATGAAGCGGGAATAAATTTTGCACTGGCTGACCTGTACTTTCAATTGGAAGATCTGCCTAACGCTGCTTTATATGGAAAAAGAGCTGCTGCAATTGAGGAAGACAATAAATGGTATCGGCTGAAACTGGCCAATATTTACCGGTCGGCCGGTCAGAATCAGGCAACGATTGATGAGTTAAATACCATTCTAAACTATCATCCCAATGATCTGGATGCATTATATATGCTGGCGGAGACGCACCGGGACTACAGTGAATTTATTAAATCAAACAATACTCTCGACCGCATACTCGAAGTTACCGGCCCCAATGTCCCGGCCTATCTTCTGAAATTCAGAAATTATGAATCCATTGGAATTGCTGATTCCGCGATCGTACAATTGGAGAAGATCCGTGAGATCGACCCGGACAATCTGAACACACTGAATTTACTGGGAGAGTTTTACGCACTCCTGAAAAGGTACGATGAAGCAAAAGCGGTATTCAATGAAGCGCTGGAACGTAATGCCCGTGATCCTCAGACCCTGATAAATCTGGGTGCATTATATATAGATGAAACAAAATGGGACAGTGCCGGGACCCTGCTGGGTGATTTCGTTTCTGATCCATTGAATGATGCGGAGGAAAAATTACGTATCGCACAGTTTCTCTATACCCGTGTAGAGAATGCTCCTGATAATATTCAGCTGAGGGTGGAAACCGAGAGGATATTTGATCTCCTGACCGAATCCGAAAACGAATTCGGGCCTGCTTATTCACTTGCCGGTCAATTCTATATACAGAACCAGCAATTTGATAAAGCCCTGGATCGTCTCAAAACAGCAACCTCTCTTCTACCGCAGGATGATATTGCCTGGCGTCAGTATATACAGGTACTGTTGAGTCAGGAAGAATATGAAGAAGCGATTTCGGTAGGGATCAAAGCTAATGAGCAGGTTCCTGAAGACGCCTTTATTCAGTTTTTTACCGGCTCTGCCTATATGCTGAACGATCAGAATGAAGAAGCTAAGGAGTGGCTTGAAATGGCTTCCCGTGCTCCTGCCAGAAGAGCTTTTAAATCCGTCATCTATTCAGCTCTGGGTGATGTTCTAGCCAATCTTGAAGAACACCCGGAATCGGACCGGGCCTATGAACTGGCTATCAGGTACGACGAAAACAATGATAACGCCCTGAACAACTATGCATATAATCTTTCACTCAGAGGAGAAAAACTCGAAAAGGCGAAAGAAATGGCTTTGAAAGCGGTCGAAACCGTTCCGGAAAACAGCGCCTATCTTGATACGGCCGGATGGGTATATTATCGTCTGGGTGATTATGATCGTGCCCGCCGATATATCAAAGCCTCCATTGATACCGGAAATGCAAGCGCGGAAGTATACGAACACCTTGGTGATGTATATGAAAAACTGGGAAATATGAATGAAGCCCGGAAATGGTGGAAACAAGCACTTGAAGCCGACAGTACAAGAAGTTATTTGCAATCAAAGATCGGATGATTTGAGAAACATACTCAGCTTAGGCCTTTTGATCCTGCTTCTGGCATCCTGCCAAAGTACCAGAACACTCAATACGGAGGGATACCGCCTGAGTAACCTCTCTGCAGATTCACTGATCGCAGAAATGCCAAATTTTGGTATGGAATTGCATGGAGTTAAAGGAAGCGGCAGGGCGATCGTCAGTGAACCCGGAAATAATGAACGTGTGATCGTCAATTTCACGGCAGATCCGGATTACAGTCTCCTCACCATCAAAAATCGGCTCGGTATTGAAGCCGGACAGGTATTAGCTGACAAGGACTCCATACTTACCTACAATAAGATCGATAAGGTAGCAGAAAAATTCTCTATCAATAACAGCCGCTTCAGCAGTATGAACGAGCTCGCTTCCATCAATCTGCTGCAACTCTTATTATTTAAAGTATCAGCCGATGAGGTAAGGCAGATCTATGAAAATGAACAGAACTACCGGCTGGATCTTCTGAACGGTACCCGGATCTATCTCGACCGCGACGAACTTAATGTGTGGCAGGTACGGCAACCTGAACCTTCTGCTGCTCCTTATCATCTGATAGAATATGAGTCCTATTCGGAAATAGAAGGATTTACATTACCCCGCAGGATAACCATCATAAGTACTGACAAGGAGTCAAGAGTAGCTTTTTTAGTAAGCTCTTTAGAAATAAACCCAAATACGTTACATTTTGAACTAGATATCCCATCAGACGTAGAGATCATTCGTTTATGAAGCGTTTCCTTTTCCTTATCGCTTTGATCCTCATCACAGGACTGAATTCCGGACTGAATGCTCAGACCTATGAGGAAAAAATGCAGATCATCCGGGAAGAGCAGGAAAGGAAAAGAGCCGAGATCAATATGCTGGAAGCCCGTATCCGCACTTTCCAGAACAAGGTGAACCAGACTGAAGAAGAATATGACAAGATCTACAAACAGTATCAGAACCTGAATAATCTTATCGCTCTTCAGGACGACAAGATCCGATCTCTGGAAGAAGAGCAGATGCAGATCATGACTGAAATATCTCTCAATGAAGAAGAGATCGAGATGAGAGAAGCTGAACTTCAGGAACTGATACGGAATTACAAAGAGATCATCCTTTATGCCTATAAGAATGGCCGGTCCTCCAATCTTGAACTCTTGCTCACTTCAGAGTCCCTGAACCAGATGGTGGTTCGGTCCTTTTACCTGAAAAAATTTGAAGAACAGAAGAACAAACAGGCCGAAGTGATCCGTAACCGAAAAGAAGAATTATCTGAAGTGCGTCAGCTTCTGGAATTCTCGCATGAAAAAAATCAGGAGATCATTTCAGAGATACAGGAAGAAAAGACCGAACTCGGTGATCAGAGAAAAAGACAGGCTCGTACGGTTGAATCCCTTCAGGAAGAACGCACCAAAATACTAGCAGATCTCAGAAATGCCAGGCTGGCCAAGGAAAACCTGGACAATGTGATGAACGACCTGATAGCGGATGAACGGTCTGCAAGGGATGCAGAAAATGAACGACTTCGTAAACTGGCAGAGGCCCGTCAGATTTCAGATCCTGACGCACGTGCAACAGAGATCGCAAAATATGATACACCGATAGCGGATGGTACGCTGATCAGTGAATCCACTCTTGCCTCCTTCGATCTTGCATTTAGAAATTCTAAAGGAAACTTACCCTGGCCGGTAGATAGTCGCACTATCGCGCAGGCCTTCGGAAGAGTGAGAAACCCGCTTTACGGAACGATCACAGAACATCCGGGAATTGACATTGTTGCTGAAGCTTCCTCAGAAGTACGATCCATTGCAGAGGGATACGTGTACCGCGTTACTCCGATCCCCGAATATGGTGAAGTGGTGATCGTAAGTCACGGATCACATTATACCGTATACGGAAACCTGAGTGAGATCTTTGTTAACAGTGGCACCGTACTCCGTGCTGGAGATATCATTGGAAGATCCGGAACAGCTGATTCTGAACGAGGAGAGATCCTCTTTTTTACTGTGCGCCGCGGAACTCAGTGGCTGGACCCGATCACCTGGCTAAGCCGTCGTTAAACTCTTCTTTTACGTAATTTTTCGCAGAATCTTAGATTCATGCGTTATAATCCAACCTAAAAAAATTTTACTCGTGGACAATATACCTCGTCTGATATTTTATTTTTCCGGTGTGCTGCTTTTATCCAGCACCTTTACCCTCTTGAGTTCGGAATTTATGGTCAAAATGAATGACCCCGGGATCATCGGAATCCTGTTCTTGCTGGGTTACGGCCTGATCTATATGAACCTTACTTTCATAAGCTCCCGCAGATTCATGAGAAGACTGAATGGGATCAATAATATTCCCTATCTGTTCGGAATGATCGTAGCATTGCCGCCTGTAGCCTGGATACATATTTACGATACCGGACTTTACGGCCCATCTTTCTGGCTGTTTATATTTGTGGTTCTGTTCGGTTGCGGACTGGGAGCCTATTTTGGGCAGAAAGCGGGCATGAAAGCACAGGTTGCTTTCCATGAGAGCATGAAAAAATATTACGAAGAAGAAGAAAAAGTACCGGACGACCTCAAACGCCCGCATGACACCTTAAACAAAAACTAATACCATGAGAATATATAATAAACTACTGCTGAGCCTGATCGCATGCATTATTGCGACACCCATTGTCTCAGCTCAGGATTACCGCACCAGTGAGCTGAATACCATCGGAGAAGCACCCTCATCAGAATGGATGGAAAAATACATTCAGACACTGGTCGACTTCGGGACCCGGCACACATTATCTGACACTACATCCAATACCCGTGGGATCGGAGCAGCAAGACGCTGGATCAAGACTGAGTTCGAACGTATATCCGAAGAGTGCGGTGGTTGCCTGGAAGTATTTTACGTAGGTGATACCATCGAAGGAACCCGGCGTATTCCGAATCCAACCGAAGTGGTGAATGTGATCGCAATTCAGCGCGGAACAACCGACCCGAACCGGATGATCATGATGAGCGGCGATATTGATTCACGTGTTTCTGATCCACTGGACGGAACCAGTGATTCTCCGGGCGCTAATGACAATGCTTCCGGTGTAGCTGGAGTGATCGAAGCAGCACGCGTGCTTTCTAAATATGAATTCAACGGCTCTATTGTATATGCTGCGCTCTCCGGTGAGGAACAGGGACTGTTTGGCGGAGCGATCCTGGCCGAATACGCCAAAGAAAATAACTGGAGGCTCAAAGGAGTGCTCAATAACGATATGATCGGCAATATCGAGGGCATCAACGGGATCATCAACAATACCACTGCCCGTGTATTCTCTGAAGGAACCCGCTATGTTGAAACCGAAAGAGAAGCCAACATGCGCCGTTTCACAGGTGGTGAAGTAGATTCACCTTCCAGAAACCTGGCCCGTTACGTAAATAAGATGGCCGACTTATATATCCGCAACCTGGATGTCATGATGGTCTACCGGCTGGACCGCTTCGGGCGCGGCGGACATCACCGTCCGTTCAACGAAGCAGGATATCCTGGTGTCCGCATCATGGAGACCAATGAGCACTACGACCGCCAACATCAGGACCTGAGAAACGAAGACGGCCGGCATTACGGTGACACTATTGAGTATGTTGATTTTGATTTTGCAGCTAAACTTACGGGGCTGAATGCCGTCACCATGGCTTCTATTGCGTGGGCTCCCAACCCACCTGCAAATGTGGAGATCAGCGGTGCGGTAAGACCAAGCACTACGCTAAGTTGGGACGCTTTGAATAAAGA
This genomic window contains:
- a CDS encoding DUF4292 domain-containing protein; this encodes MRNILSLGLLILLLASCQSTRTLNTEGYRLSNLSADSLIAEMPNFGMELHGVKGSGRAIVSEPGNNERVIVNFTADPDYSLLTIKNRLGIEAGQVLADKDSILTYNKIDKVAEKFSINNSRFSSMNELASINLLQLLLFKVSADEVRQIYENEQNYRLDLLNGTRIYLDRDELNVWQVRQPEPSAAPYHLIEYESYSEIEGFTLPRRITIISTDKESRVAFLVSSLEINPNTLHFELDIPSDVEIIRL
- a CDS encoding murein hydrolase activator EnvC, which codes for MKRFLFLIALILITGLNSGLNAQTYEEKMQIIREEQERKRAEINMLEARIRTFQNKVNQTEEEYDKIYKQYQNLNNLIALQDDKIRSLEEEQMQIMTEISLNEEEIEMREAELQELIRNYKEIILYAYKNGRSSNLELLLTSESLNQMVVRSFYLKKFEEQKNKQAEVIRNRKEELSEVRQLLEFSHEKNQEIISEIQEEKTELGDQRKRQARTVESLQEERTKILADLRNARLAKENLDNVMNDLIADERSARDAENERLRKLAEARQISDPDARATEIAKYDTPIADGTLISESTLASFDLAFRNSKGNLPWPVDSRTIAQAFGRVRNPLYGTITEHPGIDIVAEASSEVRSIAEGYVYRVTPIPEYGEVVIVSHGSHYTVYGNLSEIFVNSGTVLRAGDIIGRSGTADSERGEILFFTVRRGTQWLDPITWLSRR
- a CDS encoding aspartate aminotransferase family protein, encoding MKLFDVYPLFDVEPVKGEGNYVIDAKGNKYLDFYGGHAVISVGHGHPHYVKRIEEQLHKIGFYSNSVGISLQRELADKLGMMSGYEEWNLFLCNSGAEANENALKLASYANGRSKLIAFEGAFHGRTSLAVLATDNPRIKFPVNEGAEIIRCRLNDIEMVKKELLTEEVCAVIIESIQGVGGIKMPSDQFLKEVRDICTRTGTMLIIDEVQSGFGRSGKFFAHQHSGVKPDLISIAKGMGNGFPVGGVLVSPEIKAEYGLLGTTFGGNHLACAASLAVLEILEKDDLIGRASELGEELKEQLKDLPGVIEVRGRGLMIGIEMSKPVAELRKKLLYDHHIFTGSSSDKNVIRLLPPLTIGPDEIAMILKAFKEELS
- a CDS encoding argininosuccinate synthase, producing the protein MSKKKVVLAFSGGLDTTYCAIYLSKEMGYEVHTVSVNTGGFSSRDEIELEKKAKALGSVNHLTISAEQDFYDKAIRYMLFGNILKNHTYPLSVSSERVFQAMAIAGYAKKIGAGAVAHGSTGAGNDQVRFDLVFRIMIPDAEIITPIRDMKLSRQEEVDYLKEHGVDQEWAKAKYSINKGLWGTSVGGAETLSSDKGLPEEAWPSQVTATGKESVSLKFEYGELVGVNGQEYDPVDAIKELQSLAAPYGVGRGMHVGDTIIGIKGRVGFEAAAPLIMIKAHQTLEKHVLSKWQMYWKDQLSEWYGMLLHEGQYLDPVMRNIESFLEDSQKAVSGTVHVELEPKVFEVIGVESDNDLMQAKFGQYGEMNNAWSGEDVKGFTKILANANLIQKMTQEND
- a CDS encoding DinB family protein, translated to MMNRSGSFLMMGVLLLGLFGTAFVTQNDEQEAKGYEYLTQTLENTKSQTLGVINAMPADKFSYKPVDDVRTFGAQAFHLAQAIDFFMANFQGQQFQPGETDENSMTKEEVAKYYSEQFDKITAYIMGAEESGPLTAGIMFFLDHNANHRGQMVTYLRLNGITPPQSQ
- a CDS encoding GNAT family N-acetyltransferase; protein product: MNLIVQYAQPGHAKYAEAICELIESAARQRGTGIAKRQPEYIQKKIRNGNAVIALDGEELAGFCYVEIWEEKKYVANSGLIVHPDYRGMGLAKQIKAKAFELSRQKYPDSKLFGITTSLPVMKINSDLGYRPVTFSELTQDETFWNGCQSCPNYDILTRNNRRNCLCTGMLYDPAKPNFKPKEEREQSIAKFYRWVRLKKQSFIDLLKATAL
- a CDS encoding tetratricopeptide repeat protein, with the translated sequence MLKIIKRHIIPVLLLVPLSLNAQVQEQDEIEGKSAYIQGLEAFEFGELQLAESLLMEAYKHLGDEAGINFALADLYFQLEDLPNAALYGKRAAAIEEDNKWYRLKLANIYRSAGQNQATIDELNTILNYHPNDLDALYMLAETHRDYSEFIKSNNTLDRILEVTGPNVPAYLLKFRNYESIGIADSAIVQLEKIREIDPDNLNTLNLLGEFYALLKRYDEAKAVFNEALERNARDPQTLINLGALYIDETKWDSAGTLLGDFVSDPLNDAEEKLRIAQFLYTRVENAPDNIQLRVETERIFDLLTESENEFGPAYSLAGQFYIQNQQFDKALDRLKTATSLLPQDDIAWRQYIQVLLSQEEYEEAISVGIKANEQVPEDAFIQFFTGSAYMLNDQNEEAKEWLEMASRAPARRAFKSVIYSALGDVLANLEEHPESDRAYELAIRYDENNDNALNNYAYNLSLRGEKLEKAKEMALKAVETVPENSAYLDTAGWVYYRLGDYDRARRYIKASIDTGNASAEVYEHLGDVYEKLGNMNEARKWWKQALEADSTRSYLQSKIG
- a CDS encoding M28 family peptidase; translated protein: MRIYNKLLLSLIACIIATPIVSAQDYRTSELNTIGEAPSSEWMEKYIQTLVDFGTRHTLSDTTSNTRGIGAARRWIKTEFERISEECGGCLEVFYVGDTIEGTRRIPNPTEVVNVIAIQRGTTDPNRMIMMSGDIDSRVSDPLDGTSDSPGANDNASGVAGVIEAARVLSKYEFNGSIVYAALSGEEQGLFGGAILAEYAKENNWRLKGVLNNDMIGNIEGINGIINNTTARVFSEGTRYVETEREANMRRFTGGEVDSPSRNLARYVNKMADLYIRNLDVMMVYRLDRFGRGGHHRPFNEAGYPGVRIMETNEHYDRQHQDLRNEDGRHYGDTIEYVDFDFAAKLTGLNAVTMASIAWAPNPPANVEISGAVRPSTTLSWDALNKEQNPQLAGYKIYWRLTDSSTWDNSIFVGDVTEYTLENVVIDNFFFGVASVSKDGFESPVVFPGPAGSFGE
- a CDS encoding N-acetylornithine carbamoyltransferase, translated to MKSFLSIEDVSDLDQLLKTAADLKKDPLKFRYLGKNRSVCLIFLNPSLRTRLSSERAAANLGMDAVFLDIGGQGWKLEFADGVVMNADKAEHIREAAAVIGSYYDYVGIRAFAELEDFEKDYSEEILTALHKYCPVPVINLESSTAHPLQALADLITIEKHKKTAKPRVVLTWAPHPKALPQAVANSFSRWTQRAGYDLVITHPKGYELTGKVNGNAKIEYDQKKAFENADFIYAKNWSSVSSYGQVLSQDPSWMIDEAKMNHTNNAYFMHCLPVRRNMIVSDQVIDNKNSLVIEQAKNRVVSMQTVLRTMLEQKDEESEGY
- the argC gene encoding N-acetyl-gamma-glutamyl-phosphate reductase, yielding MIKAGIVGGAGYTAGELIRLLIGHPEAELSHVQSKSHAGKKISEAHSDLEGQLDIDFTDQLPEQMDVVFLCSGHGRSAGLYPDLMRKGNNKIIDLSADFRIKSEDHDFVYGLPELNKDQISHADHIANPGCFATCIQLCLLPLADEGLLKDDIHVTAITGSTGAGQSFSATTHFSWRSNNASVYKPLKHQHVTEIMQSLKQLQPTLQNELLFIPLRGAFTRGILANAYTKCSMNEEVLQQLYKDYYQAHPFVQVTANAPDIKQVVNTNKAFIQVHKEGDQVLITGVIDNLLKGASGQAVQNMNLMFGFSEHAGLNLKSGAF